The following are encoded together in the Mesoplodon densirostris isolate mMesDen1 chromosome 2, mMesDen1 primary haplotype, whole genome shotgun sequence genome:
- the KCNC4 gene encoding potassium voltage-gated channel subfamily C member 4 isoform X2 produces the protein MISSVCVSSYRGRKSGNKPPSKTCLKEEMAKGEASEKIIINVGGTRHETYRSTLRTLPGTRLAWLADPDGGGRPASDGGGAGSSGGGGCEFFFDRHPGVFAYVLNYYRTGKLHCPADVCGPLFEEELTFWGIDETDVEPCCWMTYRQHRDAEEALDIFESPDGGGGGAGPGDEAGDDERELALQRLGPHEGGAGPGAGSGGCRGWQPRMWALFEDPYSSRAARVVAFASLFFILVSITTFCLETHEAFNIDRNVTEIHRVGNTTSVRFRREVETEPILTYIEGVCVLWFTLEFLVRIVCCPDTLDFVKNLLNIIDFVAILPFYLEVGLSGLSSKAARDVLGFLRVVRFVRILRIFKLTRHFVGLRVLGHTLRASTNEFLLLIIFLALGVLIFATMIYYAERIGARPSDPRGNDHTDFKNIPIGFWWAVVTMTTLGYGDMYPKTWSGMLVGALCALAGVLTIAMPVPVIVNNFGMYYSLAMAKQKLPKKRKKHVPRPPQLESPMYCKSQETSSRDSTYSDASPPAPEEGVVERKRADSKQNGDASAVLSDEEGAGLTQPLASARTPEERRALRRSGTRDRNKKAAACFLLSAGDFACADGSVRKETCQDALSSNYAQAEVLTLS, from the exons ATGATCAGCTCGGTGTGTGTCTCCTCCTACCGCGGGCGCAAGTCGGGGAACAAGCCTCCGTCCAAAACATGTCTGAAGGAGGAGATGGCCAAGGGCGAGGCGTCGGAGAAGATCATCATCAACGTGGGCGGCACGCGACATGAGACCTACCGCAGCACCCTGCGCACCCTACCGGGCACCCGCCTCGCCTGGCTGGCCGATCCCGACGGTGGGGGCCGGCCCGCGTCCGATGGCGGTGGTGCAGGCAGCAGCGGCGGCGGTGGCTGCGAGTTCTTCTTCGACCGGCACCCGGGCGTCTTTGCTTACGTGCTCAACTACTACCGCACGGGCAAGCTGCACTGCCCCGCCGACGTGTGCGGGCCTCTGTTTGAGGAGGAGCTCACCTTCTGGGGCATCGACGAGACCGACGTGGAGCCCTGCTGCTGGATGACCTACCGGCAGCACCGCGACGCCGAGGAGGCGCTCGACATCTTTGAGAGCCCAGACGGAGGCGGCGGGGGCGCGGGGCCCGGCGACGAGGCCGGCGACGATGAGCGGGAGCTGGCCCTGCAGCGCCTGGGGCCCCACGAGGGAGGCGCGGGCCCCGGCGCCGGGTCCGGGGGCTGCCGCGGCTGGCAGCCCCGCATGTGGGCGCTCTTCGAGGATCCCTACTCCTCCCGGGCGGCCAGG GTGGTGGCCTTTGCCTCTCTCTTCTTCATCCTGGTGTCCATCACCACCTTCTGCCTGGAGACCCACGAGGCCTTCAACATCGACCGCAACGTGACGGAGATCCACAGAGTGGGGAATACTACCAGCGTGCGCTTCCGGCGGGAGGTGGAAACAGAGCCCATCCTGACCTACATCGAGGGAGTGTGCGTGCTGTGGTTCACGCTGGAGTTCCTGGTGCGCATCGTGTGCTGCCCCGACACACTGGACTTCGTTAAGAACCTGCTCAACATCATCGACTTCGTGGCCATCCTGCCCTTCTACCTGGAGGTGGGGCTGAGCGGCCTGTCGTCCAAGGCGGCTCGCGATGTTCTGGGCTTCCTGCGCGTCGTGCGCTTCGTGCGCATCCTGCGCATCTTCAAGCTTACGCGCCACTTCGTGGGGCTGCGCGTGCTGGGCCACACCCTGCGCGCCAGCACCAACGAGTTCCTGCTGCTCATCATCTTCCTGGCCCTGGGCGTGCTTATCTTCGCCACCATGATCTACTACGCGGAGCGCATCGGCGCCAGGCCTTCCGACCCGCGGGGCAATGATCACACCGACTTCAAGAACATCCCCATCGGCTTCTGGTGGGCCGTGGTCACCATGACGACGCTGGGCTATGGGGACATGTACCCTAAGACGTGGTCAGGCATGCTGGTGGGGGCGCTGTGTGCACTGGCCGGCGTGCTCACCATTGCCATGCCCGTGCCTGTCATTGTCAACAACTTCGGCATGTACTACTCTCTGGCCATGGCCAAGCAGAAGCTGCCCAAGAAACGGAAGAAGCACGTACCTCGGCCGCCCCAGCTGGAGTCGCCCATGTACTGCAAGTCGCAGGAGACCTCGTCCAGGGACAGTACCTACAGTGATGCCAGCCCCCCTGCCCCAGAAGAGGGTGTGGTTGAGAGGAAACGGGCAG ACTCCAAGCAGAACGGCGATGCCAGTGCGGTGCTGTCAGACGAGGAGGGAGCCGGCCTCACCCAGCCCCTGGCCTCCGCCCGCACCCCGGAGGAGCGCCGGGCCCTGCGACGCTCCGGCACCCGAGACAGAAACAAGAAGGCAGCTGCCTGCTTCCTGCTCAGCGCTGGGGACTTTGCCTGTGCCGATGGTAGTGTCCGGAAAG AGACCTGCCAAGATGCCCTCTCGTCCAACTATGCCCAGGCTGAAGTCCTCACCCTCTCTTAA
- the KCNC4 gene encoding potassium voltage-gated channel subfamily C member 4 isoform X3 yields the protein MISSVCVSSYRGRKSGNKPPSKTCLKEEMAKGEASEKIIINVGGTRHETYRSTLRTLPGTRLAWLADPDGGGRPASDGGGAGSSGGGGCEFFFDRHPGVFAYVLNYYRTGKLHCPADVCGPLFEEELTFWGIDETDVEPCCWMTYRQHRDAEEALDIFESPDGGGGGAGPGDEAGDDERELALQRLGPHEGGAGPGAGSGGCRGWQPRMWALFEDPYSSRAARVVAFASLFFILVSITTFCLETHEAFNIDRNVTEIHRVGNTTSVRFRREVETEPILTYIEGVCVLWFTLEFLVRIVCCPDTLDFVKNLLNIIDFVAILPFYLEVGLSGLSSKAARDVLGFLRVVRFVRILRIFKLTRHFVGLRVLGHTLRASTNEFLLLIIFLALGVLIFATMIYYAERIGARPSDPRGNDHTDFKNIPIGFWWAVVTMTTLGYGDMYPKTWSGMLVGALCALAGVLTIAMPVPVIVNNFGMYYSLAMAKQKLPKKRKKHVPRPPQLESPMYCKSQETSSRDSTYSDASPPAPEEGVVERKRADSKQNGDASAVLSDEEGAGLTQPLASARTPEERRALRRSGTRDRNKKAAACFLLSAGDFACADGSVRKEGNVEPKVCVQVSHTCAL from the exons ATGATCAGCTCGGTGTGTGTCTCCTCCTACCGCGGGCGCAAGTCGGGGAACAAGCCTCCGTCCAAAACATGTCTGAAGGAGGAGATGGCCAAGGGCGAGGCGTCGGAGAAGATCATCATCAACGTGGGCGGCACGCGACATGAGACCTACCGCAGCACCCTGCGCACCCTACCGGGCACCCGCCTCGCCTGGCTGGCCGATCCCGACGGTGGGGGCCGGCCCGCGTCCGATGGCGGTGGTGCAGGCAGCAGCGGCGGCGGTGGCTGCGAGTTCTTCTTCGACCGGCACCCGGGCGTCTTTGCTTACGTGCTCAACTACTACCGCACGGGCAAGCTGCACTGCCCCGCCGACGTGTGCGGGCCTCTGTTTGAGGAGGAGCTCACCTTCTGGGGCATCGACGAGACCGACGTGGAGCCCTGCTGCTGGATGACCTACCGGCAGCACCGCGACGCCGAGGAGGCGCTCGACATCTTTGAGAGCCCAGACGGAGGCGGCGGGGGCGCGGGGCCCGGCGACGAGGCCGGCGACGATGAGCGGGAGCTGGCCCTGCAGCGCCTGGGGCCCCACGAGGGAGGCGCGGGCCCCGGCGCCGGGTCCGGGGGCTGCCGCGGCTGGCAGCCCCGCATGTGGGCGCTCTTCGAGGATCCCTACTCCTCCCGGGCGGCCAGG GTGGTGGCCTTTGCCTCTCTCTTCTTCATCCTGGTGTCCATCACCACCTTCTGCCTGGAGACCCACGAGGCCTTCAACATCGACCGCAACGTGACGGAGATCCACAGAGTGGGGAATACTACCAGCGTGCGCTTCCGGCGGGAGGTGGAAACAGAGCCCATCCTGACCTACATCGAGGGAGTGTGCGTGCTGTGGTTCACGCTGGAGTTCCTGGTGCGCATCGTGTGCTGCCCCGACACACTGGACTTCGTTAAGAACCTGCTCAACATCATCGACTTCGTGGCCATCCTGCCCTTCTACCTGGAGGTGGGGCTGAGCGGCCTGTCGTCCAAGGCGGCTCGCGATGTTCTGGGCTTCCTGCGCGTCGTGCGCTTCGTGCGCATCCTGCGCATCTTCAAGCTTACGCGCCACTTCGTGGGGCTGCGCGTGCTGGGCCACACCCTGCGCGCCAGCACCAACGAGTTCCTGCTGCTCATCATCTTCCTGGCCCTGGGCGTGCTTATCTTCGCCACCATGATCTACTACGCGGAGCGCATCGGCGCCAGGCCTTCCGACCCGCGGGGCAATGATCACACCGACTTCAAGAACATCCCCATCGGCTTCTGGTGGGCCGTGGTCACCATGACGACGCTGGGCTATGGGGACATGTACCCTAAGACGTGGTCAGGCATGCTGGTGGGGGCGCTGTGTGCACTGGCCGGCGTGCTCACCATTGCCATGCCCGTGCCTGTCATTGTCAACAACTTCGGCATGTACTACTCTCTGGCCATGGCCAAGCAGAAGCTGCCCAAGAAACGGAAGAAGCACGTACCTCGGCCGCCCCAGCTGGAGTCGCCCATGTACTGCAAGTCGCAGGAGACCTCGTCCAGGGACAGTACCTACAGTGATGCCAGCCCCCCTGCCCCAGAAGAGGGTGTGGTTGAGAGGAAACGGGCAG ACTCCAAGCAGAACGGCGATGCCAGTGCGGTGCTGTCAGACGAGGAGGGAGCCGGCCTCACCCAGCCCCTGGCCTCCGCCCGCACCCCGGAGGAGCGCCGGGCCCTGCGACGCTCCGGCACCCGAGACAGAAACAAGAAGGCAGCTGCCTGCTTCCTGCTCAGCGCTGGGGACTTTGCCTGTGCCGATGGTAGTGTCCGGAAAG AAGGCAATGTTGAGCCGAAAGTGTGTGTCCAAGTGTCTCACACCTGTGCTCTTTAA
- the KCNC4 gene encoding potassium voltage-gated channel subfamily C member 4 isoform X1 has protein sequence MISSVCVSSYRGRKSGNKPPSKTCLKEEMAKGEASEKIIINVGGTRHETYRSTLRTLPGTRLAWLADPDGGGRPASDGGGAGSSGGGGCEFFFDRHPGVFAYVLNYYRTGKLHCPADVCGPLFEEELTFWGIDETDVEPCCWMTYRQHRDAEEALDIFESPDGGGGGAGPGDEAGDDERELALQRLGPHEGGAGPGAGSGGCRGWQPRMWALFEDPYSSRAARVVAFASLFFILVSITTFCLETHEAFNIDRNVTEIHRVGNTTSVRFRREVETEPILTYIEGVCVLWFTLEFLVRIVCCPDTLDFVKNLLNIIDFVAILPFYLEVGLSGLSSKAARDVLGFLRVVRFVRILRIFKLTRHFVGLRVLGHTLRASTNEFLLLIIFLALGVLIFATMIYYAERIGARPSDPRGNDHTDFKNIPIGFWWAVVTMTTLGYGDMYPKTWSGMLVGALCALAGVLTIAMPVPVIVNNFGMYYSLAMAKQKLPKKRKKHVPRPPQLESPMYCKSQETSSRDSTYSDASPPAPEEGVVERKRADSKQNGDASAVLSDEEGAGLTQPLASARTPEERRALRRSGTRDRNKKAAACFLLSAGDFACADGSVRKGTGMLTAPPWWAQMSLGDMMQECQAGAPSALGDGLPHTPPVSLASVGLTQD, from the exons ATGATCAGCTCGGTGTGTGTCTCCTCCTACCGCGGGCGCAAGTCGGGGAACAAGCCTCCGTCCAAAACATGTCTGAAGGAGGAGATGGCCAAGGGCGAGGCGTCGGAGAAGATCATCATCAACGTGGGCGGCACGCGACATGAGACCTACCGCAGCACCCTGCGCACCCTACCGGGCACCCGCCTCGCCTGGCTGGCCGATCCCGACGGTGGGGGCCGGCCCGCGTCCGATGGCGGTGGTGCAGGCAGCAGCGGCGGCGGTGGCTGCGAGTTCTTCTTCGACCGGCACCCGGGCGTCTTTGCTTACGTGCTCAACTACTACCGCACGGGCAAGCTGCACTGCCCCGCCGACGTGTGCGGGCCTCTGTTTGAGGAGGAGCTCACCTTCTGGGGCATCGACGAGACCGACGTGGAGCCCTGCTGCTGGATGACCTACCGGCAGCACCGCGACGCCGAGGAGGCGCTCGACATCTTTGAGAGCCCAGACGGAGGCGGCGGGGGCGCGGGGCCCGGCGACGAGGCCGGCGACGATGAGCGGGAGCTGGCCCTGCAGCGCCTGGGGCCCCACGAGGGAGGCGCGGGCCCCGGCGCCGGGTCCGGGGGCTGCCGCGGCTGGCAGCCCCGCATGTGGGCGCTCTTCGAGGATCCCTACTCCTCCCGGGCGGCCAGG GTGGTGGCCTTTGCCTCTCTCTTCTTCATCCTGGTGTCCATCACCACCTTCTGCCTGGAGACCCACGAGGCCTTCAACATCGACCGCAACGTGACGGAGATCCACAGAGTGGGGAATACTACCAGCGTGCGCTTCCGGCGGGAGGTGGAAACAGAGCCCATCCTGACCTACATCGAGGGAGTGTGCGTGCTGTGGTTCACGCTGGAGTTCCTGGTGCGCATCGTGTGCTGCCCCGACACACTGGACTTCGTTAAGAACCTGCTCAACATCATCGACTTCGTGGCCATCCTGCCCTTCTACCTGGAGGTGGGGCTGAGCGGCCTGTCGTCCAAGGCGGCTCGCGATGTTCTGGGCTTCCTGCGCGTCGTGCGCTTCGTGCGCATCCTGCGCATCTTCAAGCTTACGCGCCACTTCGTGGGGCTGCGCGTGCTGGGCCACACCCTGCGCGCCAGCACCAACGAGTTCCTGCTGCTCATCATCTTCCTGGCCCTGGGCGTGCTTATCTTCGCCACCATGATCTACTACGCGGAGCGCATCGGCGCCAGGCCTTCCGACCCGCGGGGCAATGATCACACCGACTTCAAGAACATCCCCATCGGCTTCTGGTGGGCCGTGGTCACCATGACGACGCTGGGCTATGGGGACATGTACCCTAAGACGTGGTCAGGCATGCTGGTGGGGGCGCTGTGTGCACTGGCCGGCGTGCTCACCATTGCCATGCCCGTGCCTGTCATTGTCAACAACTTCGGCATGTACTACTCTCTGGCCATGGCCAAGCAGAAGCTGCCCAAGAAACGGAAGAAGCACGTACCTCGGCCGCCCCAGCTGGAGTCGCCCATGTACTGCAAGTCGCAGGAGACCTCGTCCAGGGACAGTACCTACAGTGATGCCAGCCCCCCTGCCCCAGAAGAGGGTGTGGTTGAGAGGAAACGGGCAG ACTCCAAGCAGAACGGCGATGCCAGTGCGGTGCTGTCAGACGAGGAGGGAGCCGGCCTCACCCAGCCCCTGGCCTCCGCCCGCACCCCGGAGGAGCGCCGGGCCCTGCGACGCTCCGGCACCCGAGACAGAAACAAGAAGGCAGCTGCCTGCTTCCTGCTCAGCGCTGGGGACTTTGCCTGTGCCGATGGTAGTGTCCGGAAAG GGACGGGCATGCTCACGGCACCCCCGTGGTGGGCACAGATGTCTCTGGGCGACATGATGCAGGAGTGCCAGGCTGGAGCCCCTAGTGCCTTGGGAGATGGGCTCCCACACACCCCTCCTGTCTCTCTGGCTTCTGTAGGGTTGACACAGGATTGA